A section of the Triticum dicoccoides isolate Atlit2015 ecotype Zavitan chromosome 7A, WEW_v2.0, whole genome shotgun sequence genome encodes:
- the LOC119334627 gene encoding E3 ubiquitin-protein ligase ATL6-like, whose amino-acid sequence MVMVQHLVAVGRDVVFRGPHTLTPRPTPSAGTSTPKSTVISVVICALFFLVGLCGYINRYCRRVNTAAAAPVGGRDRSSSSGGSSRKRGLEQSVVATFPVMLWRGHHKKEKTVMEEEEEEERCPVCLAAFEEGDNLRLLPHCSHVFHPECVDPWLQARPTCPLCRANLELPLPADALAIAMPAEGSDDDVDDGKEEAMELEMLRTERRAARLPPVATGKLALPSPVARIAERVSASSVGVVGPS is encoded by the coding sequence ATGGTTATGGTCCAACACCTGGTCGCCGTCGGCAGAGACGTGGTCTTTAGGGGGCCGCATACGCTGACGCCGAGGCCGACGCCATCGGCAGGCACCAGCACCCCCAAGTCGACCGTCATCTCGGTGGTGATATGCGCCTTGTTCTTCCTGGTCGGCCTCTGCGGCTACATCAACAGGTACTGCCGCCGCGTCAACACGGCGGCAGCAGCGCCGGTGGGAGGCAGGGACAGGTCATCGTCGTCAGGGGGGAGCTCCAGgaagcgcgggctggagcagtcggTGGTGGCGACGTTCCCGGTCATGCTGTGGAGGGGCCACCACAAGAAGGAGAAGACggtgatggaggaggaggaggaggaggagcgctgcCCCGTGTGCCTGGCGGCGTTCGAGGAAGGCGACAACCTCCGCCTGCTGCCGCACTGCTCGCACGTGTTCCACCCGGAGTGCGTCGACCCCTGGCTGCAGGCGCGGCCGACCTGCCCCCTGTGCCGGGCCAACCTCGAGCTGCCGCTGCCGGCGGACGCCCTGGCGATCGCAATGCCGGCGGAGGGTAGCGACGACGACGTGGATGACGGGAAGGAGGAGGCCATGGAGCTCGAGATGCTACGCACAGAGCGGCGGGCGGCGAGGCTGCCACCAGTCGCCACAGGGAAGCTGGCACTGCCGTCTCCAGTAGCGCGCATCGCTGAGAGAGTGTCTGCGTCCAGCGTCGGTGTCGTGGGCCCAAGCTAG